Genomic DNA from Caldicellulosiruptor hydrothermalis 108:
AAGCTAAGGAATATAAAACGAAGATTTATTGAAGGACTTTCAGCGTTCAATGATGTTGTGATAAATTCTCCCTTAGAAAAGACATCTGATGCAATATTAAATGTGTCTTTTTTGGGTATAAAATCTGAAATATTTCTTCACACACTTGAAAGTTATGGTATATTTGCATCTTCAGGTTCTGCCTGCTCATCAAAAGGCAGAACTTACAACAAGGTTTTGCACTGCATGGGAAAAAGGATGGAAATTGCAGAAAGCAGTATACGTTTTTCGTTTTCTTACCTCAATCAAATTGAAGAGGTTGACTATGTGCTTGAGTGTATCGAAAAATCGCTAAGATTCTTGAGAAAAATAAAAAAGTAAAGGATGGGCTCAAAATTGAAAGCACTGCTGATGAGATACGGTGAGCTTGCGTTAAAAGGTCAAAATCGTCCTTTTTTTGAAGATACGCTGGTCAGGAATATCAAAAAAAGACTTTCTGACATTGACTCGGTTATGGTTAAAAAGGAGCAGGGCAGGATATTTGTTGAGAATTTAAGTGAGGAATATTTTGATGAAGCAATTGAAAGGCTCAAACGCGTTTTTGGGATTGTAGGAATTACCATATGCGAGGTTGCTGAAAAGAATTTAGAGGGAATAAAGCAGGCTGCTGAAGTTGTTACCAAAAGTGAGCTTGAGAAGGGTAAGAAGACTTTTAAGGTTGAGACTAAGCGAGCAGATAAGAAATTTGAGTTAAAGTCTCCAGAGGTCTCTAAGTTAATAGGCGCGCATATCTTGAGAAAGTTTGCTGAGATGTATGGACTTTGTGTTGACGTTCACAACCCTGATTTTATTTTGAACATTGAAATAAGAGACAAAGTATATGTCTATTCATCAGAAGAAAAAGGTATTGGAGGAATGCCGCTTGGCACAGGTGGCAGGGCACACCTTCTTTTGTCCGGTGGTATAGACAGTCCTGTTGCCGGTTTTATGATTGCCAAAAGAGGTGTTGAGATAGAAGCAATTCACTTTTACAGTTTTCCTTACACCGGCGAGAAAGCAAAGGAAAAGGTAATAGACTTGTGTAAGGTTTTGGCAAAATACACAGATAAGATAAAGCTCTATATAGTTCCATTTACTGAAATTCAGCTTTCTATTTATGAAAATTGTGATGAGAGATTCTTGACAATAATAATGAGAAGGTTCATGATGAAGATTGCACAGAAGATTGCGATGCAAAACGGTGGACTTGCTTTGATTACTGGTGAGAGCATAGGTCAGGTTGCAAGCCAGACAATGGAAAGCCTGTTTTGCACGCAGGCAGCTGTTTCAATGCCAGTTTTCAGACCGCTCATTGGCATGGACAAGGAAGAGATAATAAGACTTGCAAAGAAGATTGGCACATATGATATCTCTATACTTCCTTATGAAGACTGCTGTACTGTGTTTGTTCCTAAGCATCCGAAAACAAAACCAAAGCTTGAACAAGTTTTGGCTGAGGAAAGCAAGCTCAAGGCAGAAGAACTGATTGAAAAGGCAGTAACAAATACCGAGTGGATGGTGATAAGAGATAGGTGAGCTTGTAAGACTTCAGAAATTTATGGCACAGTGCGGTGTTGCTTCCAGGAGGAAGTGTGAAGAGATTATCCTGCAAGGCAGAGTAAAAGTAAACGGAAAGCTTGTGAACCAGCTTGGGTTCAAGGTTGATCCAGAAAAAGATGTGGTTGAAGTAGATGGAAAGAGAATATCCTTGCAGAGGCAGAAGGTATATATAATGCTTAACAAACCTTTTGGAGTTATTTCTTCTGCAAAGGATGAA
This window encodes:
- the thiI gene encoding tRNA uracil 4-sulfurtransferase ThiI yields the protein MGSKLKALLMRYGELALKGQNRPFFEDTLVRNIKKRLSDIDSVMVKKEQGRIFVENLSEEYFDEAIERLKRVFGIVGITICEVAEKNLEGIKQAAEVVTKSELEKGKKTFKVETKRADKKFELKSPEVSKLIGAHILRKFAEMYGLCVDVHNPDFILNIEIRDKVYVYSSEEKGIGGMPLGTGGRAHLLLSGGIDSPVAGFMIAKRGVEIEAIHFYSFPYTGEKAKEKVIDLCKVLAKYTDKIKLYIVPFTEIQLSIYENCDERFLTIIMRRFMMKIAQKIAMQNGGLALITGESIGQVASQTMESLFCTQAAVSMPVFRPLIGMDKEEIIRLAKKIGTYDISILPYEDCCTVFVPKHPKTKPKLEQVLAEESKLKAEELIEKAVTNTEWMVIRDR